The nucleotide window GCCATTGAAGGAAATGTTAGAGAGCAATATTACGGCTGTTTCGATGAAATTTTGGATGATAAGCACTTTGTATTTGGAGGAAGGACGAGAAGACCGCCTCAAAATAGATTGAATGCCTTAATTAGTTTTGGAAATTCCATTATGTATACCATTGCCTTGAGTGAAATTTATAAAACTCATTTAGATCCCCGCATTGGTTTTCTACATGCAACAAATTTTAGAAGGTTCAGCTTGAATTTAGATATAGCGGAAATATTCAAACCCATTGTTGTAGACCGTCTTATCTTCAAGCTTGTAAATAAAAATATCATTAAATCCCAGCACTTTGAAAAAAGATTGAATGGAATAGTGCTGAATGAAAAGGGCAGAGAACTGTTTATAAGGGAAATGGACGAAAGGCTAAAGACCACAATTAAACATAAAAGTTTGGGGAGAAATGTATCATATAGAACATTAATTCGGCTTGAATTGTATAAAATAGAAAAACATCTAATGAGTGAAGGTGAATATGAACCTTATGTTTCCGGGTGGTAAATGTTTGCAATTATTGTATATGACATAAATGTGAAAAGAGTGGCAAAAATACTAAAGATATGCAGAAAATATCTTGTATGGGTTCAAAATTCTGTATTTGAAGGTGAGATAACAAAAGCGAAACTGGAAAAGTTAAAAATGGAACTCAGAAAGAAAATGAATGAAAAGGAAGATTCTGTAATAATTTATACTTTCAGGACTACCCGCTACAGCCGTCGTGAAATTATGGGATTAGAAAAGGGCGGGCAGGATATAATCCTATAAATTTAAACCTGCCTGTCTGGCAGACAGGTTCGTCTATGTATA belongs to Deltaproteobacteria bacterium and includes:
- the cas1b gene encoding type I-B CRISPR-associated endonuclease Cas1, with the protein product MKKTIYIFSDGELKRKQNTLFFENENGKKYVPVENTGEIMIFGEVTINKRILEFLTQSEIILHFFNHYGYYVGSFYPREHLNSGYMILKQAEHYLNKKKRIALAIKFVHGAKENIIRVLRFYANRGKSVQPVLENIETLAESISTCSDINELMAIEGNVREQYYGCFDEILDDKHFVFGGRTRRPPQNRLNALISFGNSIMYTIALSEIYKTHLDPRIGFLHATNFRRFSLNLDIAEIFKPIVVDRLIFKLVNKNIIKSQHFEKRLNGIVLNEKGRELFIREMDERLKTTIKHKSLGRNVSYRTLIRLELYKIEKHLMSEGEYEPYVSGW
- the cas2 gene encoding CRISPR-associated endonuclease Cas2 encodes the protein MFAIIVYDINVKRVAKILKICRKYLVWVQNSVFEGEITKAKLEKLKMELRKKMNEKEDSVIIYTFRTTRYSRREIMGLEKGGQDIIL